The Ziziphus jujuba cultivar Dongzao chromosome 3, ASM3175591v1 region TTCTGGAATCAACAAATAGGTGATTTTCCAATAACAAAATCACTAGAAAgtgattttacattttttaaccAAACATTATATGAAGTGCTTTTATCCATTTGGAATTGATTTTGGCCTTTTCAAAATCACTTCCAAACGGGCACCAATTTTCTTGATGTGGTTCCCTGTTAGATTGTGTTCTTATTCTCATGTTGGTTTAATCATTCAAAGTcttccaaatattttatttttccatctttCTATGAATTGTATATAATGTTTTTTGATGCATACATCTTTTACTTTCTGAGCTCTATAACCATGCAAAAACGAAAACCAGGTGCAGTAATGTTTATATTATATGCCTGTGGTTTCTTTCACTGCTTGAACAACTATGGGAACGAAATCGGCAAGTGCCAAATCTACATGGACATGCTCTCTGAGTGCAAAAAGAATTCTAGTGGCATGTTGAGTGCCTAAGcaactattttttctttttttcttttttttttactttttttttccccccatgcAGAGAGGAATATCGTCTATGATCTCTGCACCTGTTTTATACTCTTACGGGGAGTTGCGTTAATAATCCATATTGGATGATATAATCATGAAAAGCTTTAGAGGTAATCCGTATCGGAATACACTGATGATGTAGGTAGTCCATGGATTTTTGGCAACCCTGTTGTATCAGCAACTCCCAAGTTGTAACCTTTCTCGACTGTTTCAGCTTCCAAAGGCAATTCATCCAATGTCTAGCAACACaatgaaaatagtaaaaataatgaaTTACACAAATGAAAATCTACTTGATGTTCGTTTGGAGTGATTTAGAAATGTCTAAAACCGCCTGCCAGAAGATAAATGCGCGCGCTTTATGTAGCGTTTGCTTAAAAACATGAAAGTACTTTTTATGGATATTTGTTCTAAGAAATTACCTATTTGGCATGATTATGGAAGAAGCACCTCTTAGGTGATTCCTTATAAACCACTTTCTTGTTAATCTTTAAGTACTAGAAAAGCATAATGCGGTGCACATGCAAATCAATACTCAGGACCTATGTGCAAAAAATGTTCGTACAGATAGCTTAGACGTGCCAGAAATGGTTTTAAGTCCTAATGTCATTTGATCGAAAATATCCAAGCGATACCAGCCAATCTATGCACTCGATACATTTACTCATCCGTGGACCACATGCGCAGAGGACATGGATCAATTCTTAATTTAGATCCAAGTGGATAATTGCGAGGTGAGGTAGTACTAATAAGTGATTCAAGCAACTGTACCTATTATGAAATCAAAAAAACTTACTCGAAAAGCCTGTTGGAGAACTCGGAGTGTTTCCCCAGTGCGCTTTCTCTTCATTGTTACCTCATCAGGTTCTTGCAACATTTGTTCGAAAAGATTCTCTCTGTTcaggaatatataaatattaacaaggaatatatatatataaataattagcaTAACCAAATGTTGACGAGGAGTACAAAATAACAGACAAAAATGCATGCAGAATGTCTTGGAAAATCAGCAATAAAAAGACTGCCTTTTTCTTACCTATAAAGCTTCTTAATGAAAACATTGTGCAACTCACGCTTCGTGTTGTTCACCTGGATGAGACATGTCATTTATAAAAGTTAacgtttaaaaaaatgaaatgcaaAAGTTTCAGGTCCGTATAATTATTATATCGTTGGAAAGACAGTGATTAAAACAACAGCCTACACATATATAAGCGTTGTAGAGAGGTAAAAGAAAGCGACAAAGGTACTGATTTAAAAGTTTTGATGTGCAAGTTAAACATGAATTGAACAATCTTTCATTAAGCAAAAACATACGTGTACATGCGTGGTACGTGATGGAATTTAACCGTTTAATATGCCTCCACAGCTCCAAGAATCGTACTACcttgattaataaaatattacaacaTAAATCCAGTTTCATAATTTGACAGAAGAATGTACTGCATGAGGTAATTGAAGGTTGTGACTCGAATAATGTTTCATATTTGCAGTTGCTATGCAATTAACACGGCCATTTTATGCTGTGATACTTCGTGATTTTTGCAAATTCCAATAATATGATAAAGAAAAGATGAATaaacaaatgaataacaggataATGGATATTACAAGGATTCGACATTACCACGAAATGCATAATTGCTTTAGGGACAGAGTCCTCAATATTCTTCCTGACAATATCATAGTATGACCTCAGTAGCAGTTTAGTAACTGCAATTTCAATTGCTTCCTGCTGGGAATGGCTTTCTGACGGCCTCAAGATAGGTGGGGGctttaaaaaaaagatgttaaaggtaagaattaagaaataattaattatattagagATTAGACAAGCGAAACCAAAACCCAGATTTGACCTCTCTCAAATGGATCATAGAAAAGGATTGCTCCACATTGTTGATATGTTCATTATATGCCTTGTTTGTTGAGCCCTCTTTAACAGTCGTACGGTCACCCCCACCAAAAATTGATGAAATCCCCCAAATTGAGCTGCTGGTGTTGCCTGATTATCGATGAACAAGCACAAATATAAGTATGTCTAGTCTGAATATATTCAATCACAAACAACTaatgcaaatatatttaaataaaattaaattaaattcgtttgaagaagaagaaaagagttGGCATAACTTATTTATCGCCTGAAGAaagatttcttttattattatattttttattttttatttttaaatggaatGAGGTCAGATTATACCACCCTCAGCAAGGTACCCAACCCCACCCCCGacgacccaaaaaaacaaaaaaaaaaaaaccaatgaaaaaAGATTAAGTATTAGAACTAGTACTATCAATATGCGCAGGTTATCAAGCATTGCAGTTCTTTCAATGATGCCCTAGGTGAGTAAGAATCAGCAAATTGTATTCCAAATAATGTTAATTTAGATATAGTATCGATAATGCATGAtaagttaaaattatttaacttATTACGTAATGCTTTACCAGAGCATGTAACTTTTTCACCATCTGCCACAGGTCGAACAGCCTGATAGTTATCCAAGGAGAATAAATAGACGGGAATTAGACTAGGATTAGTAGCAATCAATAATTGCAAATTTAAACTTGTTTGATCCTATAACAATTGCAAAATGAAACTACAGACATTATGTCAATAACTGAACATGAGCTGCTTTATTTAACAGATAGCCTAAGCACCCAGCATGAAAAATAACTTCCATTACCTGATCAGTCGCCGTTCCATTTGCTTGTCTAGCAAAAATTCCTCGAGATTTCGAACTTCTTTCAGATGTTGGGGCCTTGTCAGGCTCTCCACCATCCTAATTGATCCAGatgtgaaaaaggaaaattaaaattgaggAACATAACTGATTGTAAAAGTAAGCAATAAATACTAAACTGATCAAAGTTGGGTACAGGACGCACATACCTTCTGCTTGGAAACAGGTGGACGAACCCGAGAGGACTTGACTTCTTGCAATGCAACTTCAACAGCCTTACTCCCACCGACAAAATTTGGATGTGAAGTATTTATGTAGTCCATCTGCAAATCAAGTCGTTAATGAAGCTAGACAGCCAATTTCAAAACACAGATCAGAATCAAACAATGATTTGCTCTAACAACTTACAAAAAGAAGTTCACATGGTAGTAAAATGGTAAGAAACCCCATAGAGCGGGAAATTAGTCAGACTGGAGGCAATATAAATAACTCTGTTCTAGCAATGATTAGGAGTTCATGACAACTGTTAATTGATAGAAGAGAACAAACAATGAACTTTGTCCAAGTTTCTAATTACTGTCATATTAAAATTGATTACAataatttcatcaaaatccATAGTAATACCAAAACATATGCGtggtatatttcaatttattatttacatGATAATCACAATGGAAGATGCAAAATGCTGAAAGAAGAAGGCAGTCTGTAACACATGAGTGTAAGAAAAGCAGAAAGGATGAAAGATTGCTCAAGACAATACGGTAGGCAAGAAGCGCAACCTAAAAACACTAATGGAAAGAAGTCCAAACAGCAAGAACAACATctgataattcaaaaataattttactactATTTTACAAGATATTATGAGTGAAATATGGTTTCGACATGACGTTTGAGCCAATTACATGGTGTAATGAATAACAACAATATAATTCAATCGTCTTTGTGTTTATACATACCTCCATTTCGACTAGGTGGCCAATCATCGTCTCCAAGGGTTCAAGACCCTCCCGCAAGAAGTTTCTTGTAACTTCATCCATACGCTTTTGCAGGACAGGAAAACGCTGCAATTCATTTGCTAGGCACTGATGGCTAATCTGAACAGACAAGAATTATTAGAAAACTAGACTAAGCGTATGAGAGCAATATGAACACAAAAAATGCCCAAGACCTTTCTTACATTTATCAACTCATCATATATGAATCTAGCACACTGAAGGCTTGGATCTAACAAACGAGATATTTGTCTTCGAATAAGAACTTCAAATGGCACCTACACGCCAATGTCAGCATAAGTAACATTAGGCATGAAATTTTAGTATGACTAACCTCATTGAGAAGAAAATGAATGACACGATAATGCAATGAAACAATTTACATTCTTCAAGTATATGTTGCCGGGAAAAACCAATTGAAAAAGAATACATTAAGACCTACTTCAGGTACAAATAATGCAGATTTAAGGCCAGTTGCATTCTGAATGGCAGTTCGAATATCATCATCTGTCAAGTCCTCACAAGGATCTACCTCCTGCATGAcattaaattgaattaaatataatcCATCAACGGAAAATCCAAAATCACTGCTGTCTCCAGTCTAAATTACCCATAATCAAATCAATCATTGGAGCCTGAATCATatgttacattaaaaaaaatatatagtattatCGGGCAGGACAACTAGTGTCTTGGCACCCACATAACCTTCTCAGACGTTTTCCTcttcaacttttatttttcagtCAACCAGAGCATCTTAGCACCTCCAACCAAGACAAACATCAAGAAATTGTTTGAGTGTTTAGAGAAAAGTACATCCATGTTTAAGGTATATTCAAGGATGCTATGATTAGAGAAACTTGGACCTTTCCAATGGTTTCAGAACTGATATACCCTATATTTTGCATACATGCAGATGCAAACCAACGGAAAAAGCCAATTTCTGATAAACCAATTGAAAGCCAACTATAACGCTACATCCACCATATCCATGTACAATATTAAGGTTGTAACTATACCTAAAAAGGGACTTTTcccttttaacatttttattttacaggCTTCATCTTGTATCATTTTCCCAAACGTCAGCCAAAAAAGATGAGTAAATTTCCAAATCTTACAATTGTCTCCACTAGAAATCAAATTGACCACTAGCCTACAAGGCACAGAGTCGATGGAAAAATGAAGGCGTAGGATAACATTGCTCAAAGACAAAATCAACTATTCTTCAATTTATGAAACTACTTTCAATTTAAGTAATAATGAAAGGAagcataaaatatatgtatcacTGATAAGCATTTCCAATAATATAGAATGTCAAACAAGTTTGAAAAATACTTCAAGAACAAGGCAGGTAGAGTCTCATCAGTCCTAACCTCTAAACTCTTCACAAAGATTGATTGAAAGATGTAGTGAATTCTTGCTCCACCAGAGAGCTCAGATGTcaacattttttcatttttcccttCCACCATTGATGAAAATGCtgttccaacaaaaaaaaattggaataccATTCATCCACTTGAGATGGACAAAACACAGCTCAACATAAGAAGTGCAAATGAATTAGAACATTCACTATGATGACAAAGATAGTACTCCGTATTTACCTTCGGAGTACTTTGAAAGAATGTTAAGAAGAAGAGCTCCCTGACCGGCCTGTCCACAGCAGaagtttgataaatatgtgcAATCAAAGAAAATATCAACCAGGAAAGCAGACAATCAGATCTCTGAGTATCAGCCAACATGTACAACCTAAAACTGTAACAGAATGAAGCCTCCAGCATAAGTGAAGACAAATAAAAGTACGCAGCGACAAGTGAAAAAATCCCACATCATAACTCgtggaaaatatattattttattctgaAATAACTCCAATGAATAACATAGGAATCAGCTAACTTACAAACCTTTGATTCTGTGATTTCCCCATAACTGGCATGCTCCTTGGCAACAGAAACCAATGCAGTACTTATATGTGACTTGAGCCCAGGAAGTACTGCCTTAATATGTTGTACTAGTATCTGCAAAACATATGCATAACCAGTTTTCATTTATGATGCCACGTTATCGATAAGTTTGCCAAACTATCTCAATAATCCTAATTCAAAGATAAAACTGTATGAATTTATGGCATAGCATTGCGGGCACTTGGGTAAATGGATATATGATAGTAATTTACCCTCTTGCCAGAGATTTAAAGACTAGATCCTACAGGTGTTGTACCTGATTCAACTTCTTAGCCAATTGAGGAACACCACAACACTCAGCTAGTCCATTATATACCTACATAACAGAAGAAGAaacaacaaatgaaaaaaaatttttaacatgCGAAGGGATGTAAAGAAATCTATGAAAAGAGAAATCATACAGGACGGCTGCGGAAAAATTTTTCTTCTGCCACAAGTGCATCCTTGATGCTCCTGTTGAGAATAATATCCTGTTTACGGATAACAACGGAAAGGTCCATAAAAACTTTGAAAGCCACTTTAACATGATTAAATGCTGATTACATATTGGATTACTAGTAAACTCCATAACTAGTATTTGATTAAGCTcgggaagagaagaaaaaaaaaatatgtaccCAGAAAAGCAAAATCTCAGCATAAAACTGTTACtaaatgaattttctttttttcttttttttataacataCTATTAAACAATCCAGATTTAAACCAAATCACTTTTCTATAAATGTCTACATACATGGTGTTTTTTCTTAAATGTTGTTAATACTGAGAAATTTCATATATCTGAGTGGTGTACACTTATTAAATGAGCAACAAAATTATATCCACATGTATCAAGCATAACCAATAAAACCTAAGGCTACAGTTCATCTTGCATTTATGCGATACAAACTCTATAAGCCAACATTTACTCTACAGCATGCAGAAAAATCAACCTGCTCAAAGAAAAGCAAACTCCATTGCCTATCTTCTTCTAAATTTCATTCTCACATACGCAAGCTTACCTCCTGGCTGCGATTCACAACAGCTATATAACCAAGTCGCAGGGGAATCACTTTCCCAAGCAACAGATTCCGAGCATCTGTACCTCTGTCCATGATATCTAACTGGcctccacacacacacaaaaatttaaaaaaaaaaaaaaagaaaggcaaaCCTCATCAGGATTcgtataacttttaaaattaccGATATTCTAAAACTTGGAAAAGAATCCAagggtggaaaaaaaaatattacacctTCGTGATTACGCCAATGGTTCTCATACctgggaaaaagaaatttacccTCATTATTAACTTTGCCCAATATCAATTCACCAAGAATATTGAGAGTACAACTTACCATCAGGATCGGCATTTCCTGCAATCTGAAGAGCATCAGAGTTTGCTAAATCAGAATTTGCTGGTGTAACAGCCAGAA contains the following coding sequences:
- the LOC107421783 gene encoding dynamin-related protein 3A isoform X1; this encodes MADHPAVAASPASSSMSSSAAPLGNSVIPIVNKLQDIFAQLGSQSTIELPQVAVVGSQSSGKSSVLEALVGRDFLPRGSDICTRQPLVLQLLQTKRNPDGTDKEFGEFLHLPGKRFYDFSEIRREIQAETDRKAGGNKGVSDKQIRLKIFSPNVLDITLVDLPGITKVPVGDQPSDIEARIRTMIMSHIKVPSCLILAVTPANSDLANSDALQIAGNADPDGMRTIGVITKLDIMDRGTDARNLLLGKVIPLRLGYIAVVNRSQEDIILNRSIKDALVAEEKFFRSRPVYNGLAECCGVPQLAKKLNQILVQHIKAVLPGLKSHISTALVSVAKEHASYGEITESKAGQGALLLNILSKYSEAFSSMVEGKNEKMLTSELSGGARIHYIFQSIFVKSLEEVDPCEDLTDDDIRTAIQNATGLKSALFVPEVPFEVLIRRQISRLLDPSLQCARFIYDELINISHQCLANELQRFPVLQKRMDEVTRNFLREGLEPLETMIGHLVEMEMDYINTSHPNFVGGSKAVEVALQEVKSSRVRPPVSKQKDGGEPDKAPTSERSSKSRGIFARQANGTATDQAVRPVADGEKVTCSGNTSSSIWGISSIFGGGDRTTVKEGSTNKAYNEHINNVEQSFSMIHLREPPPILRPSESHSQQEAIEIAVTKLLLRSYYDIVRKNIEDSVPKAIMHFVVNNTKRELHNVFIKKLYRENLFEQMLQEPDEVTMKRKRTGETLRVLQQAFRTLDELPLEAETVEKGYNLGVADTTGLPKIHGLPTSSVYSDTDYL
- the LOC107421783 gene encoding dynamin-related protein 3A isoform X2 encodes the protein MADHPAVAASPASSSMSSSAAPLGNSVIPIVNKLQDIFAQLGSQSTIELPQVAVVGSQSSGKSSVLEALVGRDFLPRGSDICTRQPLVLQLLQTKRNPDGTDKEFGEFLHLPGKRFYDFSEIRREIQAETDRKAGGNKGVSDKQIRLKIFSPNVLDITLVDLPGITKVPVGDQPSDIEARIRTMIMSHIKVPSCLILAVTPANSDLANSDALQIAGNADPDGMRTIGVITKLDIMDRGTDARNLLLGKVIPLRLGYIAVVNRSQEDIILNRSIKDALVAEEKFFRSRPVYNGLAECCGVPQLAKKLNQILVQHIKAVLPGLKSHISTALVSVAKEHASYGEITESKAGQGALLLNILSKYSEAFSSMVEGKNEKMLTSELSGGARIHYIFQSIFVKSLEEVDPCEDLTDDDIRTAIQNATGLKSALFVPEVPFEVLIRRQISRLLDPSLQCARFIYDELINISHQCLANELQRFPVLQKRMDEVTRNFLREGLEPLETMIGHLVEMEMDYINTSHPNFVGGSKAVEVALQEVKSSRVRPPVSKQKDGGEPDKAPTSERSSKSRGIFARQANGTATDQAVRPVADGEKVTCSGNTSSSIWGISSIFGGGDRTTVKEGSTNKAYNEHINNVEQSFSMIHLREPPPILRPSESHSQQEAIEIAVTKLLLRSYYDIVRKNIEDSVPKAIMHFVNNTKRELHNVFIKKLYRENLFEQMLQEPDEVTMKRKRTGETLRVLQQAFRTLDELPLEAETVEKGYNLGVADTTGLPKIHGLPTSSVYSDTDYL
- the LOC107421783 gene encoding dynamin-related protein 3A isoform X3; translation: MADHPAVAASPASSSMSSSAAPLGNSVIPIVNKLQDIFAQLGSQSTIELPQVAVVGSQSSGKSSVLEALVGRDFLPRGSDICTRQPLVLQLLQTKRNPDGTDKEFGEFLHLPGKRFYDFSEIRREIQAETDRKAGGNKGVSDKQIRLKIFSPNVLDITLVDLPGITKVPVGDQPSDIEARIRTMIMSHIKVPSCLILAVTPANSDLANSDALQIAGNADPDGMRTIGVITKLDIMDRGTDARNLLLGKVIPLRLGYIAVVNRSQEDIILNRSIKDALVAEEKFFRSRPVYNGLAECCGVPQLAKKLNQILVQHIKAVLPGLKSHISTALVSVAKEHASYGEITESKAGQGALLLNILSKYSEAFSSMVEGKNEKMLTSELSGGARIHYIFQSIFVKSLEEVDPCEDLTDDDIRTAIQNATGLKSALFVPEVPFEVLIRRQISRLLDPSLQCARFIYDELINISHQCLANELQRFPVLQKRMDEVTRNFLREGLEPLETMIGHLVEMEMDYINTSHPNFVGGSKAVEVALQEVKSSRVRPPVSKQKDGGEPDKAPTSERSSKSRGIFARQANGTATDQAVRPVADGEKVTCSGNTSSSIWGISSIFGGGDRTTVKEGSTNKAYNEHINNVEQSFSMIHLREPPPILRPSESHSQQEAIEIAVTKLLLRSYYDIVRKNIEDSVPKAIMHFVVVRFLELWRHIKRLNSITYHACTREQHEA
- the LOC107421783 gene encoding dynamin-related protein 3A isoform X4, with the translated sequence MADHPAVAASPASSSMSSSAAPLGNSVIPIVNKLQDIFAQLGSQSTIELPQVAVVGSQSSGKSSVLEALVGRDFLPRGSDICTRQPLVLQLLQTKRNPDGTDKEFGEFLHLPGKRFYDFSEIRREIQAETDRKAGGNKGVSDKQIRLKIFSPNVLDITLVDLPGITKVPVGDQPSDIEARIRTMIMSHIKVPSCLILAVTPANSDLANSDALQIAGNADPDGMRTIGVITKLDIMDRGTDARNLLLGKVIPLRLGYIAVVNRSQEDIILNRSIKDALVAEEKFFRSRPVYNGLAECCGVPQLAKKLNQILVQHIKAVLPGLKSHISTALVSVAKEHASYGEITESKAGQGALLLNILSKYSEAFSSMVEGKNEKMLTSELSGGARIHYIFQSIFVKSLEEVDPCEDLTDDDIRTAIQNATGLKSALFVPEVPFEVLIRRQISRLLDPSLQCARFIYDELINISHQCLANELQRFPVLQKRMDEVTRNFLREGLEPLETMIGHLVEMEMDYINTSHPNFVGGSKAVEVALQEVKSSRVRPPVSKQKDGGEPDKAPTSERSSKSRGIFARQANGTATDQAVRPVADGEKVTCSGNTSSSIWGISSIFGGGDRTTVKEGSTNKAYNEHINNVEQSFSMIHLREPPPILRPSESHSQQEAIEIAVTKLLLRSYYDIVRKNIEDSVPKAIMHFVVRFLELWRHIKRLNSITYHACTREQHEA